The following are encoded together in the Poseidonibacter lekithochrous genome:
- a CDS encoding nickel-dependent hydrogenase large subunit gives MANKRVIVDPITRIEGHLRIEVEIDDNNVIQKAYSSSTLWRGLETIVKNRDPRDAGFLMQRICGVCTFSHYRAGIEAVEDALGIVPPLNAKLTRSLMNMSLFMHDHVVHFYHLHGLDWVDVVAALDADPEKAAKEAFKYSEAPIATGENDLIKVKKRVKEFVDRGQLGPFANAYWGHKTYRFTPEQNLILLAHYLKALEVQRDLAKLMAMFGGKQPHPQSLTVGGVTCIMDLLDPSRMGEYLTLFKKGVDFVENAYQADVIMAGKIFKDEPSVTQQAGVMNFMAHKEMQLNRSEFLFDSGIIYEGDLSKVFDINEDLITEEATHSWYADDEALHPYDGKTNPEYTGFRDMDTIGADGTEVHSKVIDEKGKYSWIKSPRYDNKPMEVGPLACILISYAKGNERIVPLVDDFLAKTGLPKAALFTALGRTAARMIQARAIAKYGLEAFNTLIENLKVDQDTYTSYKIDKNLEYKGRFIGDVPRGMLSHWIRIKNGVVENYQAVVPSTWNAGPIDALGQVGPYEANLIGLKVADVSQPLEIIRIIHSFDPCIACAVHVMDKKGTDLGTYRVDPNYGTSC, from the coding sequence ATGGCAAATAAAAGAGTAATAGTAGACCCAATTACAAGAATCGAAGGACACTTAAGAATTGAGGTTGAAATAGATGACAATAATGTAATCCAAAAAGCCTATTCTTCATCAACTTTATGGAGAGGCTTAGAGACTATTGTAAAAAATAGAGACCCAAGAGATGCTGGTTTTTTAATGCAAAGAATTTGTGGTGTTTGTACATTCTCACACTACAGAGCAGGAATTGAAGCAGTTGAAGATGCACTTGGAATTGTTCCACCTTTAAATGCGAAGTTAACTAGGTCTTTAATGAATATGTCTTTATTTATGCATGACCATGTTGTTCATTTCTATCATTTACATGGACTAGATTGGGTAGATGTAGTAGCTGCTTTAGATGCAGACCCAGAAAAAGCCGCAAAAGAAGCATTCAAATATTCAGAAGCACCAATAGCAACTGGAGAAAATGACTTAATCAAAGTTAAAAAAAGAGTTAAAGAGTTCGTAGATAGAGGTCAATTAGGACCATTTGCCAACGCATACTGGGGACATAAAACATATAGATTTACTCCTGAGCAAAACTTAATTTTATTAGCTCATTATCTTAAAGCTTTAGAAGTTCAAAGAGATTTAGCAAAACTAATGGCAATGTTCGGTGGAAAACAACCACACCCACAAAGTCTTACAGTTGGTGGAGTTACTTGTATTATGGATTTACTTGATCCTTCAAGAATGGGTGAGTATCTGACACTATTTAAAAAAGGTGTTGATTTTGTAGAAAATGCATATCAAGCTGATGTTATTATGGCTGGAAAAATATTCAAAGATGAACCATCTGTTACTCAACAAGCTGGTGTTATGAACTTTATGGCACACAAAGAAATGCAGTTAAATAGAAGTGAATTCTTATTTGATTCTGGAATTATTTATGAGGGTGATTTATCAAAAGTATTTGATATTAATGAAGATTTAATTACAGAAGAAGCTACGCATTCATGGTATGCAGATGATGAAGCACTTCATCCTTATGATGGAAAAACAAATCCAGAATATACTGGCTTTAGAGATATGGATACAATCGGTGCAGATGGCACTGAAGTACACTCAAAAGTTATTGATGAAAAAGGAAAATACTCTTGGATCAAATCTCCAAGATATGATAATAAACCAATGGAAGTAGGTCCACTTGCTTGTATTTTAATTTCTTATGCAAAAGGAAATGAAAGAATCGTTCCTTTAGTAGATGATTTCTTAGCAAAAACTGGATTACCAAAAGCTGCACTATTTACAGCACTTGGAAGAACGGCTGCTAGAATGATTCAAGCAAGAGCAATTGCAAAATATGGATTAGAAGCTTTTAATACTTTAATTGAGAATCTAAAAGTAGACCAAGATACATATACTTCATATAAAATTGATAAAAACCTTGAATACAAAGGTAGATTTATTGGTGATGTTCCAAGAGGTATGTTATCTCACTGGATTAGAATCAAAAATGGAGTAGTTGAAAACTACCAAGCAGTAGTTCCATCAACTTGGAATGCAGGTCCAATAGATGCTCTTGGTCAAGTAGGACCATATGAAGCGAATCTAATTGGTCTAAAAGTTGCAGATGTTTCTCAACCTTTAGAGATTATTAGAATTATTCATAGTTTTGATCCTTGTATTGCTTGTGCTGTACATGTGATGGATAAAAAAGGAACTGACTTAGGAACATACAGAGTTGACCCTAATTATGGTACGTCTTGTTAA
- a CDS encoding cytochrome b/b6 domain-containing protein, with amino-acid sequence MKRVERMTPIMRTIHWMNALCMIVAVATGLYIGYPYYQTLIADPAVDKYVMAWNRWGHFIAAIIFDVTAILIGYLYLFSRFEKPYKKVLPTKKNFIEFCEVFFNLVTFNRRKKFDSTHSDSYNVMFFTLFHILLIFMLLTGLQLYVHGLASGHSSIGAWWPWMLHFATDWTLYVFGGNMGVRIAHHTAMYLILMWVMSHIYYQIWRTIFWREGDIGIVFSGHKFVKDENKDKEKDEENK; translated from the coding sequence ATGAAACGGGTTGAGAGAATGACTCCAATCATGCGAACGATTCACTGGATGAATGCGCTTTGTATGATTGTTGCAGTTGCAACCGGTTTATATATTGGTTATCCATATTACCAAACTCTTATTGCTGATCCTGCTGTGGATAAGTATGTAATGGCTTGGAATAGATGGGGACATTTTATTGCTGCGATTATTTTTGATGTTACAGCAATTTTAATTGGTTATTTATATCTTTTCTCTAGATTTGAAAAACCATATAAAAAAGTTTTACCAACTAAGAAAAACTTCATTGAGTTTTGTGAAGTTTTCTTTAACTTAGTTACGTTTAACAGAAGAAAGAAATTTGATTCGACGCATAGTGATAGTTATAATGTAATGTTTTTTACATTGTTTCATATTCTATTAATATTTATGCTTTTAACTGGATTACAATTATATGTTCATGGATTAGCTTCTGGACACAGTTCAATTGGTGCTTGGTGGCCATGGATGTTGCATTTTGCAACTGACTGGACATTATATGTATTTGGTGGAAATATGGGTGTTAGAATTGCCCATCATACTGCTATGTACTTAATCTTAATGTGGGTTATGTCTCATATTTATTACCAAATCTGGAGAACAATTTTCTGGAGAGAAGGTGATATTGGTATTGTATTTAGTGGACATAAGTTTGTTAAAGACGAAAACAAAGATAAAGAAAAAGACGAAGAAAATAAATAA
- a CDS encoding HyaD/HybD family hydrogenase maturation endopeptidase, with protein MNILILGIGNILFQDEGIGAHFVHYLDEKYEFISEESTVSIVDGGTLAQRLIPEIVKYDEVIVVDCVDALDSKAGDVYFFDYKKTPSHINWQGSAHEIEMLQTLNMIDMNHDLPTTNVLGVIPKRVADDTTFDLSAEIISAVNLMEKVTVNYLEKIGVKSNIINAETNIELISEVSFKREIQNGPRV; from the coding sequence ATGAATATCTTAATACTAGGAATAGGAAATATCCTATTCCAAGATGAAGGAATCGGTGCTCATTTTGTACACTATTTAGATGAAAAATATGAGTTTATCTCAGAAGAATCTACTGTAAGTATTGTAGATGGTGGAACACTTGCACAAAGACTGATACCAGAGATTGTTAAATATGATGAAGTTATTGTAGTTGATTGTGTTGATGCTTTGGATTCTAAAGCTGGAGATGTTTATTTCTTCGATTATAAAAAAACACCTTCACATATTAATTGGCAAGGTAGTGCCCATGAAATTGAGATGTTACAAACACTTAATATGATAGATATGAACCATGACTTGCCTACAACTAATGTATTAGGAGTTATCCCAAAAAGAGTAGCTGATGATACTACTTTTGATTTAAGTGCTGAGATTATAAGTGCTGTAAATCTAATGGAAAAAGTTACTGTTAATTATCTAGAAAAAATAGGTGTTAAATCAAACATCATAAATGCAGAGACAAATATAGAATTAATAAGTGAAGTTTCTTTTAAAAGGGAGATACAAAATGGTCCTAGAGTTTAG
- a CDS encoding hydrogenase small subunit has product MIDSAEMVKKVFTQKSGRVETNKGDEYYNELFDSAKERLSSLRAQEPLKDIDLMDVIDSEGVNRRDFMKWVSATTATLMLPPMFAPLVAEATELMNRVPVIWIELQDCAGNSEALLRSAAPTVDDLLFDVLSLEFHEALQAAAGHDADRQLEEAVHHFKGDYLLFVEGAIPMANEGRYGTIGASGETFHDHLQRMAKDSAAVVAVGTCATFGGVPAAAPNPTGAVGVMDLVKGKPIINIPACPANPANMVGVVLHYVLTGQVPELDSLLRPKFAFGYRIHDNCERRAHFDAGEFVEEWGDIGAENNWCLYKVGCKGPMTFNNCSIVRYNEGTNWPVGVGRGCIGCSEPDFWDKYAYERPMANANIKAPTGGVEKTVDEFGLGLLTATTVGIGVHAIGSAIAGKKSDEGEE; this is encoded by the coding sequence ATGATTGATTCTGCGGAAATGGTAAAAAAAGTTTTTACCCAAAAATCTGGAAGAGTTGAAACAAATAAGGGTGATGAGTATTACAACGAATTATTTGATTCAGCAAAAGAGCGACTGTCGTCTTTAAGAGCACAAGAGCCACTTAAAGATATTGATTTAATGGACGTTATTGATAGTGAAGGTGTAAATAGAAGAGATTTCATGAAGTGGGTTAGTGCTACAACTGCCACACTTATGTTACCTCCTATGTTTGCTCCTTTAGTTGCAGAAGCAACTGAGCTTATGAATAGAGTACCTGTAATTTGGATTGAGTTACAAGATTGTGCTGGTAACTCAGAAGCATTATTAAGATCAGCTGCTCCAACAGTTGATGATTTATTATTTGATGTTTTATCTTTAGAGTTCCATGAAGCTCTACAAGCAGCAGCGGGACACGATGCTGATAGACAACTTGAAGAAGCTGTTCATCATTTCAAAGGAGATTACTTATTATTTGTTGAGGGTGCAATTCCTATGGCAAATGAGGGTAGATACGGAACTATTGGTGCATCTGGTGAAACATTCCATGATCACTTACAAAGAATGGCTAAAGATTCTGCTGCTGTTGTTGCAGTTGGAACATGTGCTACATTTGGTGGAGTTCCAGCAGCCGCTCCAAACCCAACTGGTGCAGTTGGAGTTATGGATTTAGTAAAAGGGAAACCAATTATTAATATTCCTGCCTGTCCTGCAAACCCAGCTAATATGGTTGGAGTTGTATTACATTATGTATTAACTGGTCAAGTTCCTGAATTAGATTCACTTCTTAGACCTAAGTTTGCATTTGGATATAGAATCCATGATAACTGTGAAAGAAGAGCTCACTTTGATGCTGGTGAATTTGTAGAAGAGTGGGGAGATATTGGAGCTGAAAATAACTGGTGTTTATACAAAGTTGGTTGTAAAGGACCAATGACGTTTAATAACTGTTCAATTGTACGATATAACGAAGGAACAAACTGGCCTGTTGGTGTTGGTCGTGGTTGTATTGGTTGTTCTGAACCAGACTTCTGGGATAAATATGCTTATGAGAGACCAATGGCAAATGCAAATATAAAAGCACCTACTGGTGGAGTTGAAAAAACTGTTGATGAATTCGGTCTTGGATTGTTAACTGCAACAACTGTAGGTATTGGTGTTCATGCAATTGGTAGTGCAATTGCTGGTAAAAAATCAGATGAGGGAGAAGAGTAA
- a CDS encoding HyaD/HybD family hydrogenase maturation endopeptidase gives MKKKNIVIGVGNMLFKDEGIGIYASEYLSQNYEFEGDLEVIDGGTLGFKLMSYFQEYENVVILDTVSIEDNPGEIFRLPSDVLLGLGNYRKTAHEVEIVEMLEICSVLDSHANVTILGIIPEDIVSVGIGLTDTMENRFEEFILHAIKEIDSLGVKSKKVNNILIPDIVKSMIGSYNGEHLTRIPNEEDIRHAVNL, from the coding sequence ATGAAAAAGAAAAATATTGTTATTGGTGTAGGAAACATGTTATTTAAAGACGAAGGTATAGGAATCTATGCATCTGAGTATTTAAGCCAAAACTATGAATTCGAAGGTGATTTAGAAGTTATAGATGGTGGAACATTAGGATTTAAATTAATGTCATATTTTCAAGAATATGAAAACGTAGTTATTTTAGACACAGTATCAATAGAAGATAATCCAGGTGAGATTTTTCGATTGCCATCAGATGTATTATTAGGTTTAGGAAACTATAGAAAAACTGCTCATGAAGTAGAAATAGTTGAAATGCTTGAAATCTGTTCTGTGTTAGATTCTCATGCAAATGTAACAATCTTAGGAATTATTCCTGAAGATATTGTAAGTGTGGGTATTGGTCTAACTGATACTATGGAGAATAGATTTGAAGAATTTATACTACATGCAATAAAAGAGATAGATAGTCTTGGTGTTAAATCTAAAAAGGTAAATAATATCTTGATCCCTGACATTGTAAAAAGTATGATTGGTAGTTATAATGGCGAACATTTAACAAGAATCCCAAATGAAGAAGACATTAGACATGCAGTTAATTTATAA
- a CDS encoding MBL fold metallo-hydrolase has product MKVIFLVLLFVSGVFSKGFNDEGSTYNPFTFVKAIKTANNAYTLEFRNDEESYFTNFYITSKGVIAFDPLSDIAAYEYVKQIKKYAPNKPLLAIVYSHLHTDHIAGARVLREEFGKNVPIIAHERVEKYLDYYNLSYIDKPNILIPYSGKTMKFGNTTIEFKYLGSAHTDSIIVAIIKEIKQAYICDFANNDVVGWTNLPGINLDELIKMKKEVLKLDIDVITFCHGKPGTKEAIKRQVKYYDTLFKEVSFSISKGMSLEETQNSIELEEFKYFKNYDDWFKGNIEAVYLWLKRTK; this is encoded by the coding sequence ATGAAAGTTATTTTTTTAGTTTTATTATTTGTTTCAGGTGTTTTTTCAAAAGGGTTTAATGATGAAGGAAGTACTTACAATCCTTTTACTTTTGTAAAAGCAATTAAAACTGCTAATAATGCATATACTTTAGAATTTAGAAATGATGAAGAATCATATTTTACAAATTTTTATATCACTTCAAAAGGAGTGATAGCTTTTGACCCACTATCAGATATTGCAGCATATGAATATGTAAAACAGATAAAAAAGTATGCTCCTAATAAACCTTTACTTGCAATAGTTTATTCCCATTTACATACAGATCATATTGCAGGTGCAAGGGTTTTAAGAGAAGAGTTCGGGAAAAATGTTCCTATTATTGCCCATGAAAGAGTTGAAAAGTATTTAGACTATTATAATCTTTCTTATATTGACAAGCCAAATATTTTAATTCCATACTCAGGTAAAACTATGAAGTTTGGTAATACAACAATAGAGTTTAAGTATTTAGGTTCAGCTCATACAGACTCAATTATAGTTGCAATTATCAAAGAAATAAAACAAGCTTACATTTGTGATTTTGCAAATAATGATGTTGTAGGTTGGACAAATCTTCCTGGAATAAATTTAGATGAATTAATAAAAATGAAAAAAGAAGTTTTAAAACTAGATATTGATGTAATTACTTTTTGTCATGGAAAACCAGGAACAAAAGAAGCAATAAAAAGACAAGTTAAATATTATGATACTCTATTTAAAGAGGTTTCTTTTTCTATATCAAAAGGTATGAGTTTAGAAGAGACACAAAATTCTATTGAATTAGAAGAGTTTAAATATTTTAAGAATTATGATGATTGGTTTAAAGGAAATATTGAGGCTGTATATTTATGGCTTAAAAGAACTAAATAA
- the cybH gene encoding Ni/Fe-hydrogenase, b-type cytochrome subunit → MIKKHYEFSSWLRVTHWIRVVAIIILTFTGFYIAVPFISAALNQGEPNNYLYALMRSWHIIFGFVLIAVTIGKFYLFIFDKQSSIERVSFWDFISPKIWVKQIKYYMLIGKHAHLKGVYNPLQFLAYMGIYVAIIAICITGLILHIHVYHEGLGGFLYDFLRPLEVMLGGLAVVRELHHIFMWVFIVFLPVHIYLAVFNSIYGQTGAMDSIVSGYKWEDEK, encoded by the coding sequence ATGATAAAAAAACATTATGAGTTTTCATCTTGGCTTAGAGTAACTCACTGGATTAGAGTTGTTGCTATTATTATTCTTACTTTTACAGGATTTTATATAGCTGTACCTTTTATAAGTGCTGCACTTAATCAAGGTGAACCAAATAACTATTTATATGCCTTAATGAGATCTTGGCATATTATTTTTGGTTTTGTATTAATTGCTGTAACTATTGGTAAGTTTTATTTGTTTATTTTTGATAAGCAAAGTAGTATCGAGAGAGTTTCTTTTTGGGATTTTATTAGCCCAAAGATTTGGGTTAAACAAATTAAATATTATATGTTAATTGGAAAACATGCCCATTTAAAGGGTGTTTATAATCCATTACAATTCTTAGCATATATGGGAATATATGTGGCTATTATTGCTATTTGTATTACTGGATTGATTTTACATATTCATGTATATCATGAGGGATTAGGTGGGTTTTTATATGACTTCCTAAGACCTTTAGAAGTGATGTTAGGTGGATTAGCGGTAGTTAGAGAACTGCACCATATTTTTATGTGGGTATTTATTGTTTTCTTACCAGTTCATATTTATCTAGCAGTATTCAATTCAATCTATGGGCAAACAGGTGCAATGGATTCTATTGTTTCTGGATACAAATGGGAAGATGAAAAATGA
- a CDS encoding nickel-dependent hydrogenase large subunit produces MAKKHLVIDPITRIEGHLRIEAIIDENNVVTDAYSSSTMFRGIEEILKGRDPRDCGLLAMRICGVCTGTHYQRSIEAVEHAFNVTIPKNARLVRNLVQGALYLHDHIVHFYHLHALDWVDITEALKADPKKTVSEAQKWAGLSGNRPWNASEDVYATVQERVTRYVKQGRLGIFGNAYWGSKGFKLTPEQNLIGLSHYLDALEIQRELGKMMAIFGGKNPHPQSFVVGGVTCVQDIKNPARIAEFKQILKKGREFTKMAYLPDVYMAGTMYADEALEGIGGGLGNFMTFGDFNQDDLPFYESSKLFPSGIVMNKDLSKVYEVDQTKITEDVTHAWYEGETNLHPYEGETKPNYTGFGKNENNIAYLDTENKYSWIKSPLYDDERMEVGPLARMIVGVAKGDERISKYVTTFLKQGNLPTKVLFSTVGRTAARAIETELMADVMMEWVDELAANVANGDLSTWTEFDFDTVSADAEGFGMAEAPRGGLGHWIKIKDGKVANYQAVVPSTWNAAPRDYKGRLGAYEASLVGTKVANPDQPLEILRTVHSFDPCIACAVHIIDTNGKELGVYKVDPIGGTSRA; encoded by the coding sequence ATGGCAAAAAAACACTTAGTAATTGATCCAATTACAAGAATTGAAGGACATCTTAGAATTGAGGCAATCATAGATGAAAACAATGTTGTAACTGATGCTTATTCATCTTCTACTATGTTTAGAGGAATTGAAGAAATTTTAAAAGGAAGAGACCCTAGAGATTGTGGTTTACTTGCTATGAGAATTTGTGGAGTTTGTACAGGTACTCACTACCAAAGATCAATCGAAGCAGTTGAACATGCGTTTAATGTAACTATTCCAAAGAATGCTAGACTTGTTAGAAACTTAGTACAAGGGGCATTATATTTACATGACCATATTGTACATTTCTACCATTTACATGCGCTTGACTGGGTTGATATTACAGAAGCTTTAAAAGCAGATCCCAAGAAAACAGTATCAGAAGCACAAAAATGGGCTGGATTATCTGGAAATAGACCTTGGAATGCAAGTGAAGATGTATATGCCACAGTTCAAGAGAGAGTTACAAGATATGTAAAACAAGGAAGACTTGGAATTTTTGGTAATGCTTACTGGGGTTCAAAAGGTTTTAAACTTACTCCTGAGCAAAACTTAATTGGTTTATCTCACTATTTAGATGCCTTAGAAATCCAAAGAGAACTTGGAAAAATGATGGCAATCTTTGGTGGTAAAAATCCACATCCACAATCATTTGTTGTTGGTGGTGTAACTTGTGTTCAAGATATTAAAAACCCTGCAAGAATTGCTGAGTTTAAACAAATTCTTAAAAAAGGTAGAGAGTTTACTAAAATGGCTTATTTACCTGATGTTTACATGGCTGGTACTATGTATGCTGATGAAGCATTAGAAGGAATTGGTGGAGGTTTAGGTAACTTCATGACTTTTGGTGACTTTAACCAAGATGATTTACCATTCTATGAATCTTCAAAATTATTCCCTTCTGGAATTGTTATGAACAAAGATTTATCTAAAGTTTACGAAGTTGACCAAACAAAAATTACAGAAGATGTAACTCATGCTTGGTACGAAGGTGAAACTAATCTACATCCATACGAAGGTGAAACAAAACCTAACTATACTGGATTTGGTAAAAATGAAAATAATATCGCTTACTTAGATACTGAAAACAAATACTCTTGGATTAAATCACCATTATATGATGATGAAAGAATGGAAGTTGGACCACTTGCAAGAATGATTGTTGGAGTTGCAAAAGGAGATGAAAGAATCTCTAAATATGTAACTACATTCTTAAAACAAGGTAACTTACCAACAAAAGTATTATTCTCAACAGTAGGTAGAACTGCAGCACGTGCAATTGAAACTGAACTTATGGCTGATGTTATGATGGAATGGGTAGATGAATTAGCAGCAAATGTTGCAAATGGTGATTTATCAACTTGGACTGAATTTGACTTTGATACAGTATCTGCTGATGCTGAAGGTTTTGGTATGGCTGAAGCACCAAGAGGTGGATTAGGTCACTGGATTAAAATCAAAGACGGAAAAGTAGCAAACTATCAAGCAGTTGTTCCATCAACATGGAATGCGGCACCTAGAGATTATAAAGGAAGATTAGGAGCTTATGAAGCTTCATTAGTTGGAACAAAAGTTGCAAATCCTGATCAACCACTTGAAATTTTAAGAACAGTACATAGTTTTGATCCTTGTATTGCTTGTGCGGTACATATTATTGATACAAATGGTAAAGAATTAGGTGTTTACAAAGTAGACCCTATTGGAGGAACTAGCCGTGCCTAA
- a CDS encoding hydrogenase small subunit yields the protein MDTKKLYEKLSNRLLDLEKLPKLKEEKSISKHLDEKGVSRRDFMKWATAITAMLALPASFTPLVAKAAKLSDRLPIIWLHMAECTGCSESLLRSDAPTIDSLIFDYISLEYHETLMAAAGWQAEHNLESAIEKYKGQYILMVEGGIPSGDSASFLTIGGHGKTGEQSAIEASNNAAAIFAIGTCSSYGGVQAAIPNPTGAVGLSKVTDKTVINVPGCPPSEKNIVGTLLHYILYGTLPALDAYNRPKWAYGQRIHDLCERRGHFDAGEFVEEFGDEGAKKGYCLYKVGCKGPYTFNNCSKNKFNSHMSWPIQAGHGCIGCSEPDFWDTMGPFEEPVANRLYDTVFKGLGADATADKVGVGLLTVTGIGIAAHAAISKFKNPKEGEE from the coding sequence TTGGATACCAAAAAACTATATGAAAAACTTTCTAATAGATTGTTAGACTTAGAAAAACTACCAAAACTAAAAGAAGAAAAATCAATCTCTAAACACCTAGATGAAAAAGGTGTATCAAGAAGAGATTTTATGAAATGGGCAACTGCTATTACTGCGATGTTAGCTCTTCCTGCTTCGTTTACTCCACTTGTTGCAAAAGCTGCTAAATTATCAGATAGATTACCAATCATTTGGCTACACATGGCAGAATGTACTGGATGTTCAGAATCACTTCTTCGATCTGATGCTCCTACTATTGACTCACTAATCTTTGATTATATTTCACTTGAATACCACGAAACTTTAATGGCAGCTGCTGGTTGGCAAGCTGAACACAATCTTGAATCAGCAATTGAAAAATACAAAGGTCAATATATTTTAATGGTTGAAGGTGGAATTCCATCAGGAGATAGTGCTTCATTTTTAACTATTGGTGGACATGGTAAAACTGGTGAGCAAAGTGCAATTGAAGCATCTAATAACGCTGCTGCAATTTTTGCTATTGGAACTTGTTCTTCTTATGGTGGTGTTCAAGCTGCTATTCCAAATCCTACGGGAGCTGTTGGTTTATCAAAAGTTACAGATAAAACAGTGATTAATGTACCTGGTTGTCCTCCTAGTGAGAAAAATATTGTAGGAACTTTACTTCATTATATTTTATATGGAACACTTCCTGCTCTTGATGCTTACAATAGACCAAAATGGGCTTATGGACAAAGAATCCATGATTTATGTGAAAGAAGAGGTCACTTTGATGCAGGTGAATTTGTAGAAGAGTTCGGTGATGAGGGTGCAAAAAAAGGTTATTGTCTTTACAAAGTAGGATGTAAAGGTCCTTATACTTTTAATAACTGTTCAAAAAATAAGTTCAATTCTCATATGTCATGGCCTATCCAAGCAGGTCACGGTTGTATTGGATGTTCTGAGCCTGATTTCTGGGATACTATGGGACCATTTGAAGAGCCTGTTGCAAACAGATTATATGACACAGTATTCAAAGGATTAGGAGCTGATGCAACTGCTGATAAAGTTGGAGTTGGATTATTAACAGTGACTGGTATTGGTATAGCAGCACACGCGGCAATCTCGAAGTTTAAAAATCCAAAAGAGGGTGAGGAATAA